A genomic segment from Candidatus Binatia bacterium encodes:
- a CDS encoding peroxiredoxin: METQAARSLPRLNEPAPDFEALSTFGPIKLSDFRGKWVILFSHPADFTPVCTTELTEFARRHEEFKKLNTQLIGLSIDSVYSHLAWIRNMEQHFGVKIDYPLIADLDMKVAQLYGMIHPGASSTATVRCVFFIDDEGILRAMIYYPLTNGRSVDEILRVLQGLQLNKTKGVATPEGWRPGDKVIVPAPTTLKAAEERVKDSSVEVVDWYFAKKSL; the protein is encoded by the coding sequence ATGGAAACCCAAGCCGCACGTTCTCTGCCTCGGTTGAACGAGCCGGCGCCGGACTTCGAGGCGTTGTCCACGTTTGGACCGATCAAACTTTCCGACTTCCGCGGGAAGTGGGTGATCTTGTTTTCCCATCCGGCGGACTTCACTCCCGTTTGCACCACGGAGCTCACGGAGTTCGCCCGGCGGCATGAGGAGTTCAAAAAGCTCAACACGCAGTTGATTGGTCTCAGTATCGACAGCGTGTACTCGCACTTGGCGTGGATCCGGAACATGGAGCAACATTTCGGCGTGAAGATCGATTATCCCCTGATCGCCGATCTCGATATGAAGGTTGCTCAACTTTACGGAATGATCCACCCCGGTGCGAGTTCCACCGCTACTGTTCGGTGCGTGTTTTTCATCGACGACGAAGGCATCCTCCGCGCCATGATCTACTACCCGCTCACCAATGGCCGGAGCGTCGATGAAATCCTGCGTGTCCTCCAAGGGCTGCAGCTCAACAAAACCAAGGGCGTGGCAACACCCGAGGGATGGCGGCCGGGAGACAAGGTCATCGTCCCGGCACCGACTACGTTAAAAGCGGCTGAGGAGCGGGTAAAAGACTCGTCGGTCGAAGTGGTCGACTGGTACTTTGCCAAGAAGTCTCTGTGA
- the nuoL gene encoding NADH-quinone oxidoreductase subunit L — translation MHEVAASAVVESVTFLWWVPALPALGVLFHLFFGRRLGDKAVSVVGPTVVGLAFLAACVAFGRIWSGPAGLVLEQVLWTWLPVGALQVPFALRVDALTAVMILVVTGVGFLIHVYSVGYMHGDPGYARYFAYLNLFTVAMLLLVMADNLLLLFVGWEGVGLCSYLLIGFWYDNDANASAGKKAFIVNRVGDAAFLIGIFLLFWHLGPGSHALSFAQLAERAAHLSPAVVTAVTLLLFVGATGKSAQLPLYVWLPDAMAGPTPVSALIHAATMVTAGVYMIARLHMLYELAPISMEVVAVIGALTAVFAATIGLVQTDIKKVLAYSTISQLGYMFLAVGVGAFSAGIFHLVTHAFFKALLFLGSGSVIHGMGGEQDIRNMGGLRRYMPVTYATFLVGTLAIAGLPGLSGFFSKDMILARAFAAAPALWVLALMGAGLTAFYMFRLFFLVFWGECRADARTREHLHESPPTMTIPLIVLAVLSVASGYIGLPEFLAWGDRFSAFLSPVLGSAAHTSHHSSVGEELALMGASIGAAVVGIVLSHQFYVRAPHLPERLAANFRSVYRLLWNKYYVDEIYEALFVRPVVQLAHILWRQFDVAVVDGAVNGAGEAAEATGRWLRRWQTGNVQHYALSLLIGTLLLLGYFLGMG, via the coding sequence ATGCACGAGGTTGCGGCGAGCGCTGTCGTGGAAAGTGTGACCTTTCTGTGGTGGGTCCCCGCACTGCCGGCACTCGGGGTGCTGTTTCACCTCTTCTTTGGGCGCCGTCTGGGCGACAAAGCGGTGAGTGTCGTGGGCCCAACTGTTGTCGGGTTGGCGTTTCTTGCCGCCTGCGTGGCGTTTGGCCGGATTTGGTCTGGCCCGGCAGGACTGGTTTTGGAGCAAGTCTTGTGGACGTGGCTACCGGTCGGTGCGCTGCAGGTCCCGTTTGCGTTGCGCGTGGATGCGCTGACTGCAGTGATGATCCTCGTCGTCACCGGAGTGGGCTTCTTGATCCACGTTTATTCGGTCGGTTACATGCACGGGGACCCCGGTTACGCGCGGTATTTCGCGTACCTGAACTTGTTCACCGTGGCCATGCTTCTGTTGGTTATGGCCGACAACCTCTTGCTGCTGTTCGTTGGTTGGGAAGGTGTGGGCCTGTGCTCTTACTTGCTCATTGGATTCTGGTACGACAACGACGCGAATGCCAGCGCCGGAAAGAAGGCGTTTATCGTCAATCGCGTGGGTGACGCTGCGTTTTTGATCGGGATCTTCTTGTTGTTCTGGCACTTGGGTCCCGGCTCCCATGCACTCTCGTTTGCGCAACTGGCGGAGCGTGCTGCGCACTTATCGCCAGCGGTGGTCACGGCGGTGACTCTCTTGTTGTTTGTCGGAGCCACCGGGAAGTCGGCGCAGTTGCCCTTGTATGTTTGGTTGCCGGACGCGATGGCGGGTCCGACGCCGGTCAGTGCCCTGATTCACGCGGCCACCATGGTGACGGCGGGCGTATACATGATTGCGAGACTGCACATGTTGTACGAGCTCGCGCCGATTTCCATGGAGGTCGTGGCTGTGATTGGCGCACTAACTGCGGTGTTTGCGGCGACGATCGGTTTGGTACAGACGGATATCAAGAAGGTCCTAGCCTACTCCACGATTAGCCAGCTCGGATACATGTTCCTCGCCGTTGGGGTGGGAGCCTTTTCCGCCGGGATTTTCCACTTGGTGACCCATGCGTTCTTCAAAGCGTTACTGTTCTTGGGGAGTGGAAGCGTCATCCACGGCATGGGCGGCGAGCAAGACATTCGGAACATGGGTGGGCTGCGCCGTTATATGCCGGTGACTTATGCGACTTTCTTAGTCGGAACGCTCGCCATTGCGGGATTGCCGGGGCTTTCGGGATTTTTCAGTAAGGACATGATCCTTGCGCGTGCCTTTGCGGCGGCGCCCGCGTTGTGGGTGTTGGCGCTGATGGGTGCCGGGCTCACGGCTTTTTACATGTTCCGCCTCTTCTTCTTGGTCTTTTGGGGCGAGTGTCGTGCCGATGCGCGTACGCGAGAACATTTGCACGAGTCTCCACCGACGATGACGATTCCGTTGATCGTCCTGGCGGTGCTGTCGGTTGCAAGTGGGTACATTGGTCTTCCGGAGTTTCTCGCTTGGGGAGATCGATTTAGTGCCTTCTTGTCGCCGGTGCTCGGCAGTGCGGCGCACACGAGCCACCACTCGAGCGTGGGGGAGGAGTTGGCGTTAATGGGTGCCTCTATCGGTGCAGCGGTGGTTGGGATTGTGCTGTCCCATCAGTTTTACGTGCGGGCTCCTCACCTGCCAGAGCGGCTTGCTGCCAACTTCCGGTCTGTGTACCGGCTCCTCTGGAACAAATATTATGTCGACGAAATTTACGAGGCGCTCTTTGTACGTCCGGTCGTACAGCTTGCCCACATCTTGTGGCGGCAATTCGATGTCGCCGTCGTCGATGGTGCGGTCAACGGTGCGGGGGAGGCAGCCGAAGCGACGGGGCGTTGGCTGCGGCGTTGGCAAACGGGAAATGTGCAGCACTACGCTCTCTCGCTCTTGATCGGAACGCTGCTGTTACTCGGGTATTTTCTCGGTATGGGCTAA
- a CDS encoding NADH-quinone oxidoreductase subunit N, giving the protein MNSLVFPDVALLPLLPLLVITATAVAVLIADFFTEGPDYDVLGWIGLVGLACAVLCAVPLWNQSETTLAGVLALDRYGLFFTVLFCLGSGLTLLLSMNYLETTDIRCGDYYTLILFSTVGMVLMAVSLDLVVIFLGLEVMSIAAYALAGIWRTQVRSNEAALKYFVLGAFASGFLLLGIAFLFGASGETLLPRIAEVAAKGSADQRLLLTAGAALLLVGFGFKVAAAPFHSWAPDVYEGAPTAITAFMAAGIKAAAFAAFVRVFVDSLGPLAGDWQNAVWVLAVLTMTVGNVSALVQRNIKRLLAYSSIAHAGYLLVGLVAGGKSGAAAVLFYLTVYTLMTLGAFAVVIALGRRGQPNEDLDHWAGVALRRPFLGFAMTVFMLSLAGVPPLAGFMGKFYLFSAALEAGYVWLTVIAVVNSLVSVYYYVGVLVKMYMAEGVTEVEAPTARPYLFAALLATLGGTFLLGLFPTPWFEIARRSVESLI; this is encoded by the coding sequence ATGAACTCCTTGGTGTTTCCCGATGTGGCTCTGCTCCCGTTGCTGCCGCTGCTGGTGATCACAGCAACGGCTGTCGCCGTGCTGATTGCGGACTTCTTCACCGAAGGCCCCGACTACGACGTCTTAGGCTGGATCGGTCTCGTCGGCCTGGCGTGTGCCGTGCTGTGCGCAGTTCCATTATGGAACCAGAGCGAAACGACGCTGGCGGGTGTGCTTGCGTTGGACCGGTACGGTTTATTTTTTACCGTCCTGTTCTGTCTTGGCTCTGGCCTCACGCTGCTCTTGTCGATGAACTACCTGGAGACCACCGACATCCGCTGTGGCGACTATTACACATTGATTTTGTTCTCGACTGTGGGGATGGTTCTCATGGCCGTCTCCCTCGACCTCGTCGTGATCTTTCTCGGGCTCGAGGTGATGTCCATTGCCGCGTATGCGTTGGCTGGAATCTGGCGCACGCAAGTCCGCTCAAACGAGGCAGCGCTGAAGTATTTCGTTCTTGGCGCATTCGCTTCGGGGTTTTTGCTCCTGGGAATTGCCTTCTTGTTCGGTGCTTCGGGGGAGACGCTCCTGCCTCGAATTGCAGAAGTTGCCGCCAAGGGCTCAGCCGACCAACGCCTACTCTTGACCGCTGGTGCCGCGCTGTTGTTGGTTGGCTTCGGGTTCAAGGTGGCGGCGGCACCGTTTCATAGCTGGGCCCCGGATGTTTACGAAGGTGCTCCAACGGCGATCACCGCCTTTATGGCAGCGGGCATCAAGGCGGCGGCGTTTGCGGCCTTTGTTCGTGTGTTTGTGGATAGCCTTGGCCCGTTGGCGGGAGACTGGCAAAACGCGGTGTGGGTGCTCGCTGTTCTCACCATGACTGTGGGAAATGTCAGCGCGCTGGTGCAACGCAACATCAAGCGGTTGCTCGCTTACTCGAGCATTGCGCACGCAGGGTACCTGTTGGTGGGGTTGGTAGCGGGAGGCAAGAGTGGAGCGGCAGCGGTGTTGTTTTACCTGACCGTGTACACGCTGATGACGCTCGGGGCTTTTGCAGTTGTGATTGCACTCGGGCGCCGCGGACAACCGAACGAGGACCTCGACCACTGGGCTGGCGTGGCCCTGCGGCGTCCGTTCTTGGGTTTTGCCATGACGGTTTTCATGCTGTCGCTGGCCGGTGTACCGCCGTTGGCCGGCTTCATGGGCAAATTTTATTTGTTCAGCGCTGCCCTCGAGGCTGGCTACGTGTGGCTCACCGTGATTGCGGTCGTGAATAGCCTCGTGTCCGTGTACTACTATGTCGGTGTGCTCGTGAAGATGTATATGGCTGAAGGGGTTACCGAAGTGGAAGCGCCGACCGCACGTCCGTATCTCTTCGCAGCGCTGCTCGCGACGCTGGGTGGAACGTTTCTCCTAGGGTTGTTTCCAACGCCCTGGTTCGAGATTGCCCGACGCTCAGTGGAGTCGCTGATTTGA
- a CDS encoding dodecin family protein, producing MVEKTIELTGTSTSSIEEAVNVAIGRAAVTIQNLRRFRVKEVRGVVENGLVSQWHVTIELSFVVTERVHE from the coding sequence ATGGTGGAAAAAACCATTGAACTTACGGGCACGTCCACGTCGAGCATCGAGGAAGCGGTTAACGTGGCGATCGGCCGCGCAGCGGTCACCATTCAAAATCTGCGTCGCTTTCGCGTGAAGGAAGTGCGGGGCGTGGTGGAGAACGGCCTGGTGTCGCAGTGGCACGTGACGATTGAGTTGTCGTTCGTGGTCACGGAGCGCGTGCACGAATAA
- a CDS encoding methylglyoxal synthase, with amino-acid sequence MPTIWMEPRKRIALIAHDNCKADLLDWARFNRGTLAQHDLYATGTTGALLQRELGLEVYRFLSGPLGGDQQVGAAIAEGRLDFVIFFWDPLEPQPHDVDVKALLRIAVVYNVPIACNRASADFLLSSPLMSGAYPRLVRIESPSKAIEGD; translated from the coding sequence ATGCCGACGATTTGGATGGAACCCCGGAAGCGGATTGCCCTCATCGCGCACGATAACTGCAAAGCAGACTTGCTCGACTGGGCGCGCTTTAACCGCGGCACGCTTGCTCAGCACGACCTTTACGCCACCGGAACTACCGGCGCGTTGCTGCAACGAGAGCTTGGGCTTGAGGTGTATCGGTTCCTCAGTGGGCCACTGGGAGGGGACCAACAAGTGGGCGCAGCAATCGCTGAAGGCCGACTGGACTTTGTCATTTTCTTCTGGGACCCCTTAGAACCCCAACCTCATGACGTGGATGTGAAGGCACTCCTCCGCATTGCCGTAGTGTACAATGTGCCAATTGCATGCAATCGGGCTAGTGCCGACTTTCTGCTGTCGAGCCCCCTAATGTCCGGAGCATATCCACGGCTGGTCCGAATCGAATCGCCGAGCAAGGCCATCGAGGGAGACTGA
- a CDS encoding NADH-quinone oxidoreductase subunit M translates to MDTLPLLSLIVFTPLLAAFMLLWVPQEQVQALRRGALVFSLIPLMLAVGLLLGFDPARGELQWTEQAAWIPAFGIHYMLGVDGISLFLVVLTTFLMPIVFLQAWDVHKRVKEYLILLLVMETGMLGALVATDLFLFYVFWELMLIPMYFLIGIWGGERRIYAAIKLVLYTMAGSLLMLVAIIYLSIAHQQQVGQYSFAWEHLLQLQLPLEAQKLLFAAFALAFAIKVPMFPLHTWLPDAHTEAPTGGSVILAAILLKMGTYGFLRFAIPLFPEVAVQAMPVIAALAVIGIIYGALVCMVQPDLKRLVAYSSVSHLGFVMLGMAALNLQGVQGSLYQMLNHGLSTGGLFLAVGVIYERRHTRLIAEFGGLWARLPIYGALFLVVMLSSVGLPGLNGFVGEFLILLGAFGRFPWAAVLGTTGVVLGAVYLLWMFQRVMFGPMTNPKNKALSDLSAREIAMFVPLVALFFFMGLYPKPLLERMEPAVRVTLERVESRVRAASAACGEEAVCVAQQGSLR, encoded by the coding sequence ATGGACACACTTCCGTTGTTATCGTTGATTGTGTTTACGCCGCTGCTTGCGGCCTTCATGCTGCTGTGGGTTCCGCAGGAGCAGGTGCAGGCCTTGCGCCGGGGTGCTTTGGTTTTCTCGTTGATCCCACTGATGCTTGCCGTCGGCTTGTTGCTCGGGTTCGATCCTGCGCGTGGTGAGCTTCAGTGGACGGAACAGGCCGCTTGGATCCCCGCATTTGGGATTCACTACATGTTAGGCGTCGACGGGATTAGCTTGTTCTTGGTGGTGCTGACCACTTTTCTCATGCCAATCGTATTTTTGCAGGCGTGGGATGTGCACAAGCGCGTGAAGGAATACCTGATTCTCCTGCTGGTCATGGAAACCGGCATGTTGGGAGCGCTCGTCGCAACCGACCTGTTCCTGTTTTACGTCTTCTGGGAACTCATGCTCATCCCCATGTACTTCCTTATTGGCATTTGGGGAGGGGAACGGCGTATTTATGCGGCGATCAAGCTCGTCCTCTACACAATGGCCGGAAGCTTGCTGATGCTGGTCGCGATTATCTACTTGTCGATCGCTCATCAGCAGCAAGTGGGTCAATACAGTTTTGCCTGGGAACATCTCCTACAGCTGCAACTTCCCCTCGAGGCGCAAAAGTTGTTGTTCGCTGCGTTTGCCCTGGCGTTTGCCATTAAGGTTCCAATGTTTCCACTCCATACCTGGCTTCCGGATGCGCATACGGAAGCGCCAACGGGTGGGTCGGTTATTTTAGCCGCGATCTTACTCAAAATGGGTACCTACGGATTTCTTCGCTTCGCGATCCCACTGTTCCCAGAAGTGGCCGTGCAGGCGATGCCGGTGATTGCTGCCTTGGCAGTGATTGGAATTATCTACGGGGCACTTGTGTGTATGGTGCAGCCGGACCTGAAGCGCTTGGTGGCGTATTCGTCGGTCAGTCACTTGGGTTTCGTCATGCTAGGCATGGCTGCGCTGAATCTGCAGGGAGTTCAAGGTAGCCTGTACCAGATGCTGAATCATGGGCTCTCGACGGGCGGCCTCTTTCTCGCGGTGGGGGTTATTTACGAGCGCCGACACACACGGCTCATTGCGGAATTCGGTGGGCTGTGGGCGAGGCTACCTATTTATGGCGCTCTTTTCTTGGTGGTGATGTTGTCTTCCGTGGGGCTGCCCGGGTTGAACGGCTTTGTGGGTGAGTTCCTCATTCTGTTGGGGGCATTTGGTCGCTTCCCTTGGGCGGCCGTTTTGGGAACCACTGGTGTGGTGCTGGGGGCGGTGTACCTGTTGTGGATGTTTCAGCGAGTGATGTTTGGCCCAATGACGAACCCGAAGAACAAGGCCCTCTCGGACTTGTCCGCGCGTGAGATTGCCATGTTTGTTCCTCTGGTGGCGCTGTTCTTTTTCATGGGCCTGTACCCTAAGCCGTTGCTAGAGCGAATGGAGCCGGCGGTGCGGGTAACCTTGGAACGGGTGGAGTCAAGAGTCAGAGCCGCTTCAGCCGCCTGTGGGGAGGAAGCGGTTTGTGTAGCGCAGCAAGGGAGCTTGCGATGA
- the nuoK gene encoding NADH-quinone oxidoreductase subunit NuoK, whose product MTVVPASWYIVLAALLFTIGALGVLVRRNLIIMFMSIELMLNAVNLIFVAFARQQQAMDGQVMVFFVMTVAAAEAAVGLAIILAVFRNRETVNADEINLLRW is encoded by the coding sequence TACATCGTACTGGCTGCGCTCCTTTTTACGATCGGGGCGCTGGGAGTGTTGGTACGCCGCAACCTCATCATCATGTTCATGTCCATCGAACTGATGCTCAACGCCGTGAACCTCATTTTCGTGGCGTTTGCACGGCAGCAGCAGGCGATGGACGGGCAGGTCATGGTGTTTTTTGTCATGACGGTTGCAGCGGCCGAGGCAGCGGTGGGTTTGGCGATCATCTTGGCGGTTTTCCGCAACCGGGAAACCGTGAACGCCGACGAGATCAACTTGCTCCGGTGGTGA
- a CDS encoding MBL fold metallo-hydrolase, translated as MRAEGPQEVAPGVFFLTLPLPMKPSHVHVTLLRAGDQWVQLDSGMYTREAWSSLKQQWEWIGCKPHMLRALVVTHHHPDHFGASRPIAEETGASVYLHPAEATAAQYYLREEHSPEALLFFRRHGIPLERLGPVPPVGKFWAEFYRPALPTNPLADGQVLDFGDRRVQVIATPGHTAGHCVFFLPSERVLVVGDHVLPKITPHIGRFPAGPENPLRDYLNSLRKIENLPVDLVLPAHGRSFSDLKRRVGQILQHHDYRLREMLAAVHGQARTAYEVACLAWGFDEKAPLQVQFPATFEALAHLEYLQAEGRVVRQDEGERCLYRAVQ; from the coding sequence ATGCGGGCAGAGGGTCCTCAGGAGGTCGCTCCCGGAGTGTTTTTTCTTACGCTTCCGTTGCCGATGAAGCCGAGCCACGTCCATGTCACCTTGCTGCGTGCGGGTGATCAGTGGGTTCAGCTCGATTCGGGGATGTATACCCGTGAGGCTTGGAGTTCACTGAAGCAGCAGTGGGAATGGATTGGCTGCAAGCCCCACATGTTGCGAGCACTGGTAGTCACCCACCATCACCCGGACCATTTTGGAGCCTCTCGCCCGATCGCCGAAGAAACTGGCGCTTCCGTTTACTTGCACCCTGCGGAGGCTACGGCCGCGCAATACTATTTACGAGAGGAACATAGCCCCGAGGCGTTGCTGTTCTTTCGGCGGCATGGGATTCCCTTGGAGCGGCTCGGACCGGTACCTCCCGTCGGGAAATTTTGGGCGGAGTTTTATCGCCCAGCGTTACCGACGAATCCGCTCGCCGATGGGCAGGTCCTGGACTTTGGAGATCGGCGGGTTCAAGTGATTGCCACCCCAGGGCACACGGCAGGGCACTGCGTGTTCTTCTTGCCGAGCGAGCGAGTTCTCGTCGTCGGCGATCACGTTTTGCCGAAAATCACTCCGCACATCGGCCGATTCCCCGCCGGACCCGAAAACCCCTTGCGCGATTACCTGAACTCGCTCCGCAAGATCGAAAATCTGCCAGTGGATCTAGTGCTGCCCGCGCATGGGCGGTCCTTTTCTGACCTCAAGCGTCGTGTGGGCCAGATCCTCCAGCATCACGATTACCGGCTGCGAGAGATGCTTGCCGCCGTGCATGGGCAGGCACGAACAGCGTACGAGGTTGCATGCTTGGCGTGGGGGTTCGATGAAAAGGCACCGCTCCAAGTTCAGTTCCCAGCCACGTTCGAGGCGCTGGCGCACCTCGAATACTTGCAGGCAGAGGGACGGGTAGTGCGCCAGGATGAAGGCGAGCGGTGCTTGTACCGGGCTGTGCAGTAG